The stretch of DNA ATGGGCGACCACACGGTCCGGGTGCGCTTCCTTGAAAGCGCTCAGGGCCGGAAATTCGCTGGCGCCGATCAGCAGCAACCGCGCCGGGGCATAGCGATCCAGTAAAGCGGCCAGCGCCTGTTGCGGCGTGCGCGAAGAAATGGCGACGTTCATCGTAGCTCCTCAATCAGATCGCCAAGACTAGCGCGCCAGACGGATCCGGCCTAGACCCCGATTTGTCGCGCATGGCAAAAGTGCCGAATCACTGTGAACACGCTCCCAAATGCCAGTGGCCTATTGCTGGCGGAGATTAAAACTCCGGTCTTTACTCCGTGAATCGGTTCTAAGCCGATCCCTCAGGAGAAAACCAGATGAGCATAGTTCGGACAGCATTACCTTTGATTCTGCTAACCAGTGTGTTGACTGGTTGCGCAGGTTTGCAGAAAACCGACTGGCCGACCTGTGCGGCGGTCGGTGGTGTTGTCGGTGCCGGTCTCGGTGCGACGGAGAGTTCGTCGTGGGCCGGCTATGGCGCACTGTTGGTCGGTGGCACGGCAGCTGCCTATTGCTGGGTCCACGGTGACGGCGACGAAGACGGCGATGGTGTGCCGGACAGTCGCGACAAGTGCCCGCACACGCCTCGCGGCGTGCAGGTCGATGCTGACGGCTGCCCTCCACCAGCCCCGGCGCCAGTGGTAGAAGAGGCCGTTGTGGTCAAGGAAGAAACCATCGTGATCCGCGATGTACACTTCCAGTTCGACAAAGCCACCCTGACCGGCTCCGATAAACAGGTTCTGGACAAAGTCGCCACGCGCCTGAAACAAGAGTCGTCCACCGCGCAACTGACCGTGACCGGCCACACCGACAGCGTCGGCAGCGATGCCTACAACAAGAAACTGTCGGATCGCCGTGCGCACTCGGTGGTGGAATACCTGATCCAGCAAGGTGTGCCGCGTGCCAGCTTCGTCTCGGTATCGGGCATGGGTGAAAGCCAGCCAGTGGCGGATAACAAAACCGCTGACGGTCGCGCGCAGAACCGTCGTACCGAAATCAAAATCGTCCGCTAGCCCTCTCGCATCCGCGGCTTGTGCAGTCGCGGATGCGGGTCTTTACTCCTGTGTAACCGGTATGGGCCGGTGACACAGGAGCTTTCACAATGACTGTTTTCTCAAGGTCCGTCTTGCCGGTGCTGCTGCTGGGCAGCTTGCTCACCGGTTGCGCCACCCACAGCGATGGCGACGCCCCCCTCAATCAACGTACGTGGCCGATCTGCAGCCTGATCGGCGGGCTGGTCGGTGGCGGTCTTGGCGCCATTGAAAGTGGCGGCTGGGCCGGTGGCGGCGCGGCGCTGGGGATTCTTACCGGCGGGCTGATCTGCTATGCCCAGGATGGCGATGAAGACGGCGATGGCGTGTTCGACCGCCGCGACCGTTGCCCTGACACACCGGCCAATACCCCGGTCGATCATCGCGGCTGTCCGCTGCCGCAATATCCAGTCACTGCAAAAGCCCCAGAGCCTGCGCCGCAATCGGAAGTCATCACCCTCAGCGATGCCGGCAATGTGTTGTTCGATTTCGACAAGTCGGACCTGACCCCGGCCGCCAAGGCGCAGCTCGATACGCTGATGGATAAGTTGCGCAATGCCGACGTGGTCAGCATCAAGGTCATCGGCCACACCGACAGCAAGGGTTCGGATGCCTATAACCAGGCGCTGTCCGAGCGGCGTGCCAGCAGTGTCGCGGCGTATCTGCTGAGCCAGGGCCTGGAGCCGGGCAAACTGACCAGTGAAGGGCGTGGCGAGAGCGAGCCGGTAGCCGACAACGCGACGGAAGAGGGTCGGGCGAAAAACCGTCGGGTGGAGTTGCATATCAATCGCTAGGACGTGTCTGTAGTCCGCAGGCTAGAGCTGCCGGGCGACGATCATCGTCGAACCGGCAGCGATCCGACGACTGACAAAAGTTTTTTCTTTTATCCCTCTGGCTTATCCCCCGCCGAAGCCGTTACTGTGCGCCCAAAGAATAATTGCGACACGGGGGAGCGTATGAAGGTTTTCTGGGGGCTGGGGCGCTTGT from Pseudomonas sp. P8_229 encodes:
- a CDS encoding OmpA family protein → MSIVRTALPLILLTSVLTGCAGLQKTDWPTCAAVGGVVGAGLGATESSSWAGYGALLVGGTAAAYCWVHGDGDEDGDGVPDSRDKCPHTPRGVQVDADGCPPPAPAPVVEEAVVVKEETIVIRDVHFQFDKATLTGSDKQVLDKVATRLKQESSTAQLTVTGHTDSVGSDAYNKKLSDRRAHSVVEYLIQQGVPRASFVSVSGMGESQPVADNKTADGRAQNRRTEIKIVR
- a CDS encoding OmpA family protein, translating into MTVFSRSVLPVLLLGSLLTGCATHSDGDAPLNQRTWPICSLIGGLVGGGLGAIESGGWAGGGAALGILTGGLICYAQDGDEDGDGVFDRRDRCPDTPANTPVDHRGCPLPQYPVTAKAPEPAPQSEVITLSDAGNVLFDFDKSDLTPAAKAQLDTLMDKLRNADVVSIKVIGHTDSKGSDAYNQALSERRASSVAAYLLSQGLEPGKLTSEGRGESEPVADNATEEGRAKNRRVELHINR